The sequence caaactgcatgtttctttCCAAGAAATCCAGGAATCCAGAAATGAATTACCTTCTTAGTGAGTAGCGGAGCTGCAGAACCTTTAATTTTCTGCCCGAAATTTTGTCAGAGCAAAGATGGAAAGTGAACACGACTCTGGCACGAAACCATGTGGGAATTTTAAAGTAAGTTTGTACACAATCACTGCAGCTAATTGGCTGaagagagagcgagacagacaaagagagatGTATAGAGGATAACTGTGACTGAGACGAATGCGAGACTTGGACCTATAGCCATTGTGTCCTAACACAATATCTGACTTCCTTTAGATGCCagacaccacaaacacacacatacacatgcatgaaaGTTGAATAGCAGGCAGCAAGGCACCAGGACCACTTCCTCCTCAGATGGAGACgatggggagagagagggagagagggagagagggagagagagacagagagagagagagagggagagagagagagagagcgagagagagagagaggctgctAAAAACTTCAGTCTCATGTATTTCACTTCAGACCTCTGGACTCAAACTCTCCGTCTGCTGCTGGATCGACTGTCTCACTGTCAGCTCAACTTTCTTTCTCCATTAGtccatttgtctgtctgtttgtctgactGTTTGACAGACTGTCCGACTGGCTGACTGGCTCTCTGCCGTGAACCTGAAGGCTTTCTGAAGACGACTAAACTTGGACAGCAACACCAGTTTGTGACTGTTATTAAAAAACAGTAGTGCAGCTTAAACAACTGAAAAACCTGTGCAACCACCTCACATACAGATGTGTCCAGCTGCTGCCTGCTGAGGCTCAGCGGAACGGGAAGAAGAGCTTTGCTCAAAGGCACGTCAGCCGCGAAGGACTTTACCAAGACCACCATAAGATCTGTAGTTACCTGCCTCTGAAACCTACGTCaggtaaaatgtgtgtttatacgTCTGTCAGGTCGATTCTTTAAAATACCAGCTGCAGCTCATTTTCAAGCTGAAGTAGCAAAATATTTATGTAGAATATCACAACTTTcaagcattttcatttatttctctctcttcagaGTTTCATTGTTAGTTTTCTGTTATAAACAGCCTTTAAAACCTCTCCGGGACTTTTTAAATTCGTTTCGTCTCTCAAACATTTAAGGTTCTCAGTGATAAACTGTGTAAAACAGGTTAAACTGCCTAAAAAAATTacatcaaaacacagaaataaaatatgcaaagacataaaagcagaaagaagCAACAAGTTAGAACGGTGACGGGTAGATGGTTGGATTTTCACTGATCTAGTTCAACTGATCAAGTTAAACGAAGTTTAGTTGTGGCAATTTATATCCAAAATCGTTCAAATTCAAGATtaaatcactttcattttccatagcaaaaaataaatgaccaaacttaaacttcaaatcacaaacatctaaaaacaaaaacaggttggattttgtgtttctgaaagaGTTTTAAACAGTGGACACATCATCGGTTTTGGACCCGTGTTTGAGACTAATGTTCATCATGTCAACTTATTGCAAACTATTAATAATCTAAGTTATAAATAAAGTGAATTATCGGATTAAAAACATCCTCAGGTCTGAACGATTCATTATTTATCACTGTAAACCAGAAAAGGAAAGACATAGTggtcctctctgtgtgtgtgtgtgtgtgtgtgtgtgtgtccgttcTTTATCAAGACAGGATGCAGGACAATAGTGAGTGTTGGataatggacacacacacagtcattgacacacacatgcatgcaaaggTCAGGCGAAAGTCTATACAAGGAAGTAATATTGTTATTAATGATGCTGGGAGCACTtgtgaaagaaaaatgcacagaaacacacacatggtttgTTCAGTGACCAAAAACAGGAAAGGAGGGGCATTTAATAAAAGGGAGAATCAAACAAGTTTCCCGAATCCAagttgaattgtttcatttctttaaagATGTGGTTTCATGTATTTTGCCCTCCCCACAGGCACAATATAAATTCCACTTATCTTAGTTATTCATCTGCAATTTGGACAGTTCgtaaaacacaaaactcagCACGAAGTCATCAAAAAAACTACAGCAACAAGTCACACTCTGTGGTTAGACACATGAAAGGAATCAAACGAAGGGAGTGTGATGAAAGTCCAGGCCAGTGCACAAAAATAGCTTCGCTCTGCTGAGACTCTCTGAGTCCAGCTGAGTTTAGGATGTGCAGGTGTGAACATGATCTGACATCTGACACATCAATGTGTCTCCACTATATGACCTAAAGACACAAACCTGGttattgtagtttattttagCTGAGCCTCTCATGGCCACTAGCTGGGCTGTAGACTTGCTTGTATTTTACAGTGATAAAAATAGTAGtagtacacacagtacacatatgcatgcacacagaaagcAGGAAGACTGACAGAAGGAAGGGGAGAgataggctgtgtgtgtgtgtgtgtgtgtgtgtgtgtgtgtggaaccAGCATTGTTTACAGTCGATGTCTCATTTTCCTTCCCTAGAGAGCGGCGGAGAGGGACTGTGGGAACCGAAAATTATGCTAAACTAAGACATGGGCACAGACATTTTTACTAATGGGGTCAGGGCCAGAGTGgagagggacacacacacacgcacgcacgcacacgcacacacacacgcgcgcgcgtAGTCAAGCTTCCGAAATTTAGTGCAAGTCATAAGGAAAtttctacaaaaataaaaagcacattaaTGTGCCTCACTATCCACAGTTGCAAATATTAGAAATTAGGTGCAACATGGTGCTAATTCTCCAGTCAGCTGCCATTAAACCGTGACAGAAGAATGTGGGATGTAGGATGAGGATGTAATTACAGTAAAAGAATGTACGAAAATGGGTCAGAAAGTGGGATGGAAATaggatgtttctgtttgttacATGTTTTAACTGAGGATTGTTagtctccacacacacatgtggaCTGTGCTCCCTGATAACAATCCATCTTGTTGCATTACAAcaaaagggaggagaggaacTTTCATTGTTATTATTCTACATCAAGTGTAACTTAAATATcagtgtctgtgaaaaaaggcgtcaaaatgaacaaatacttGTAATCCTGTGTGCTCTCAGGTCCTCAGGTGAGTCTTGTACCTGCACTGCGACAGCTGACAGATCATCGAAGAGCAGGTTTGAAGCTCTGTGCTGAGCTGTGATCAGTTATGGCAGACTGGAGCCTGCTGGGAAACTTTCTGGAGGAAGTACAGGAGCACTCTACCTCGGTTGGCAAGgtatgaaacacaaacacacccattaatatatacaaatatgaGGCAGTCGTCCAGTCAGGTCTTcccacgttttttttttaataaaggagAACAGAGATTATTACTCATTATTATTTCTGCAGAATATCCACTGTGGTTCCATATTATTTCTGAGGGGCtgataaatattttctgtgttttgtttgctgtttttcactCCACAGGTGTGGCTGACCATCCTGTTTATCTTCCGTATCCTGGTACTGGGGACGGCCGCGGAGTCGTCCTGGGGAGACGAACAGGAAGATTTTAACTGTGACACTGAACAGCCGGGCTGCGAGAACGTCTGTTACGACCGAGCGTTCCCTATAGCACATATACGATACTGGGTAACGAACTGCACGACCTGATTATGGTGTGATGAACAGAGTGATGATATCTGGGGGGATGAGGGGTTGGATGGTgctgtcaaaaataaaacatatcttCTTTGTGATGTCCTTGAATGCACCattcaaaacagttttaaaacagCTTCTGCAGGCACCTTCACATACAGACCGAACTAAACCTAATGGGCACTTGGAAAATATTAGAAACTGGAGAATGTTTGGCACCGACGTGAACTATACAAAGATTGTGGTTAATGGCCTATACAGTATGTCATCATTTTGAGTCTCATGAACCTTTAATTCAACAGTTCTTGATTATAAAATCAGCTGATCTCCTCCCAGGTTCTCCAGATCGTGTTCGTGTCCACTCCAAGTCTCATCTACATGGGTCACGCCATGCACACTGTCCGCAGactggagaagaggaggagcagggaggaaGATGAGGGAGAGGGGGGTGAGAGAGAGGAGGATCCAGGAGGAGGGGACGACggaggagaagagaaacacggaaggaaaggaaacaagGATGGAGGAAAGGAGAAGAGTGAAGGGTTGTCAGCAGGTCGGGTTCGTCTAAGGGGAGCGCTGCTACAGACCTACGTACTGAGTATACTGATACGAAGCATCATGGaggtactactactactactactaacttACTGCACTTTTAAGCCTTTTGACTTGGTGGTGAATAATGGAAGATACAGAGACAGATACCAGGAGTTGGTAGAAAACAGAAGCAGTTAGTTAAAGAGAGAACACTGGGCACATTCATTAGTCAACCAACAGTCTTAAAAACGGATTAGTGTGAAATTCTCCTGCCCCAAATGGACAAAATTGATCAACTATAAAGACGCCCTGAGGTTTTCTTTAATCAGACTGATCAGACACATTGTGTGTCTCCTTGGAGTCGAAACCAATGTGTTGAATGCATTTCATTCTTCAGAAGTGAAGTGGAATAATGTGGAACCGCTGCCTGAATGTGTGTCAAGTTCTCATGCACAAGAAAAAGGACcgaaaacaacagaaaaacagacccATAGTGACACTAGAGGgcacatttaaatatgtttcttaCGATCGTCTTCATCCTTCGTTTTCTCTTTgagaattaaaacattttgtcaaatCGATTTGCTTTGGaattaattataaaaacaatgttttggcAGAAGTATAATTATCAGAAACGTAACTCTTCAAACATGTGAGTCCTCTACATCTGTTGTTACTCACATAAGGATCCCTCTTAATTGTGTTAGATTTTGTAATGAATAAATCATGACAACTACATGATACATGATGACAGTAAACTCAGACATACctgtaaatgtgtatttctaCATATCATAACTTACTGACGATGACTGATCCTCCACACAGgtggtgtttctgtgtctgcagtACTTCATGTATGGCATCTTTCTCAACCCTCTGTACGTCTGCAAGGTAAAAGCAGAAACATGAATTATTTTGTATTCTAGAAACCATCAAAAGCAGAAATACAACCACTCTTCCTCTTTTAGGCCTCACCATGCCCACATCCAGTGAACTGTTACGTCTCCAGACCCACAGAGAAAAACGTCTTCATAGTCTTCATGCTGGCTGTGTCGGCCGTCTCTCTGGTCCTCAGTGTGCTCGAACTGCATCACCTGGCCTGGAGACACTGCTGCAGGTAGGAGCTCTGTGTGTGGGGGTTGGTCTTGGACAgatttgaagaagaagaagaagtttggGTCTAAAAGAGCAGGACTGAGATTTGCATGTTTGGAAACATTTAATCACCCTTTAAGGTTGTGTTTACCCTGTGGGTTTGGGTTTGTCAGTGATTAACATTGTTAAAGGAAGTAAGTAGGAAGGATTTTTGCATTAGTCCTGTGGAAATGGTTGTCAGAAAAGTATTTTGAGAGAGCTTCCTGCAGACCTGAGACATGACTCAACTAGCTCAActactttaaaatgttaaattagaCTGATTGGTCCTACAAGAGCATCATACTATTGATTATTCACATGGTACACtaaatacactgtgtgtgttaaatCTGCATCATATGGGTTTTGTTGTAGGCGGTTCTTCTTCTCCACAAAGGTTGTCGCTCCTGATAACGGCTCCCTGGCCCAGCAGCTTTCACTTTCTCCTCCACCGCTGTCAACTCCACCTCCAGACTTCAGCCAGTGTGTGATTGGCTCCTCGCACTTTCTGTCCCTGCCTTTCCCCAACCACCGGCTGGCTAACCAACAAAACTCTGAGAACATGGCCACTGAGAAGAACAAAATGGCTGCGGAAGTGGACGAGGTAAACCTCCTCCAGATGAGCTGCTACTTGCCCGCATGGCAGAAGACTGGAAACAATCAGATCCAGGATGATGGATACCAGAGGACCGACACGACCTGCTACAGTCCAGCGAGCAGGGACGTCAGCTGCCCTCAGATCCAAAACGGTGGAGGAGACGTGCTGCTGCTTTGCCAGAATGGAGGCCTCTGTCAGAAGGACAAACGGAGATTCAGCAGAACCAGTGGAACCAGCAGCAGGACGAGAGCGGACGACCTCTCTATTTAGaaagaaagcagaaacagaTTCAACTACTCACCTGAGAcagatatttcacattttccacCTGCCCACATGCACATAACACAGCGCCTCATCTAAAATAGCTGCAAGAGCCAAACATTATACatttctgcctgtctgcctctaACTTTTCTGGTTGTGTCTTGGACTTATTCCTTCTGACGTTACGCTGTCCCTAAAACACAAGAGGAGAAAGACTCTAGTCAACGCACTGATTGACCCCTCAGAAACCACCGGTGATGATTCTGTAAATGCACAAACTGTTGTGTGCTCTTGTACCAAAGCAAACATGGCTGCTGGACTGTTTCTATGAAGTGCAATTTATGCTGAAAAGACCCAAACTGGAGGAAGAAAAGCACAGAGTTTGGTTAAGCTCCTGAATGAAAAGGTACAGAAGAACAACTCAccatccttcttcttcttcttttatttatttaacagcaCGTCTCTCTTCGGCAACAGTGGCATCATCACTTGTCAACGTCCATCACAAATAACAATCATGTTGTAAAAACCTGTATAATAATAACCGGCAGCAACTGAATCTGAAGACTTGAAGTTTAGACTCTGTCAGACCCAGACTGAGACAGACCAACCCAAAACATGCCAGAGTCACAGTCACTCACCTCAGAAGACAATAACATGTGTAGAGTCCTGACTGACAGTAACTGGACGATGAGGTGTTGGGCTTTCAGATTAAATGTGTATGTAGAGGAAATGCACTCACCTGTAATTTGTGTTCAAAGGCAGAGAACTCCTGAAACACTCTACAACTTTAACTGCTAAATGATCATCTACACACCTGAGGCTGAGGTGAAACTGGGCTCCCATCACACTGCATGCAGCCCTCCTTGGTTATCAGACATTTCACTCAAGCTACAACACTTCTACACATCATCAGCTGTCACgttgacattttctctttgtcgATGGAGCCGCTTTTGGTGAtcgacaacaacaacaaaaaaaaatcaacaaggTGAGCACAAGACTGGTGTTAGTTTACAGCAGAGATTTCACACCTGCTCTCGTTTAGACGTGATTTACATTCTAGATATCACAATAAATGTATGACTGGTAATAAAAGACGTATTCAAGAAATCTCTAATTTGGGACTAAGAGCTGTATGGAGGAAATTCTTCAGTTATTTAGCAGCTATCGTCTCGATCTGACTGGTTTACAGCGTTGACGGGGGATGTAGGGAAATGTTCAACCCCTCAAGctgctaatttttttttgtcataagTTTTACTGGATATCCAAGAATCTAATCTGTGTTGGGTTTTAACCACAGAAGTGCCTGTTCTAGCCCTGTGAGATGAGGATTTCCATCAGTGAACATTAATACAAACCACAAATGCCGATTACCTTTTACCACTTCTTcacttttgaaaatgttatttattattaaaatttctCATACATgctcttgtgtgtttgttttcagatatTAGAGTTACTAGACAGAGTGGCACAGAGGAGCAGTGGTTAGatctgctgcctcacagcaagaaggttccaggttcaaATACTGTTAGAATCACATAACTTTTCCCGTTTCTCGCATCTTCCTCTCTGGTtatttttcatctatttttaCTAATCTCCTATGTCTAACAAGACATAACCAGCACTTCTTACAGGGGCTCCCAGGAGTCCCATGACCACTTGGGCTTCTGATCCAGCTATGCCTAGTTCCCACGGCACAAACCCAGCTTGGAATGGGGGCAGATGAGAGAATACGCAGTCATGTCATTTGAATACACCAGGAATATTTGGGAACTGCAGCACTGATGAGATTTCTGATCTCTTCTCCCATCTATGGCAGACGTACGGCAGCCGGCTCTGAATTACAGGATCTAATTCAAAAGAACCACAGTTTATTTAAACCTATAAAAAGCATAAGCAATACAAAAAGTATAGTTTGGTGTTTATGCTCAAGGTCAAACTGGTACTGTAGCACCTCCCGAGTGAGGGGACAAGACAGAATGATTGACAGAATGAATGACACTGCTACAACAAACCAAGTCTACACCTTGAGAGTGAAGGTTTTGAAGTTCATTCATGTAGTAAAGTCTTAACTGACGTTCACACGTTGTCTAAACGACAGGGATAATGAAAGCATTCATTTACAAGCTGCCCATACCTTTATTACCTTCACCTACTTCCATCAGTCTGTCCAtgccttcctgctgctgtctgtgaaGTAAACTGCTCCTGGATCCTTTTTCTATTTCCTGTTACATAAAGTTTGTTtcacaaatacatttagttGTGTAATACCCACATCGACCACTAGCTGTCCCTGAAGCCCCATGAACCTGTTACGGTTCTCACACTACACAGATGAAATAAATTTGTACCAGACTACTAAAGGACAAAGATGTTTAAAAATCAGTTTGATCACCGGAGCTACATTACAGAAAGCATTAACTACAATTACACCCGTCTCCCTCTGAGAGACACAGGGACAGTAAATGCAGGTATATAAAACTATAGGGAGGCTCCTAACAACTCCCAATAGCTGTTTATCTTAATTTCAGTTTTCCACAAACAAAATCCTCATATAACATACAACAGCAGAAATCTCTACCTTTGCTCAGGCCTCTGCAGCCAGGCGGTGCAGGCAAATTGATCCAGACACATCTCTGCTGATCACTGAGCTTAGATAGGCTGCTGGACCTGAACACCCATAGAAAGCCTTAATGACGACTGGATGGTCATATAACCCAGTCACTATATGACTGGCTTTGGCTCACAGAGATGAAGCCATATAAGCACTGACTGCATGTACAGAGAACAGAAGGAAGAAAATTTCACTTTCACCACTTACCTGATACAGTGTCGAAATACAAAGCTAAACATCTTACACTGTTTCAgtaattgacttttttttatcatgacCAATGATGTTTCATATAAC is a genomic window of Mastacembelus armatus chromosome 15, fMasArm1.2, whole genome shotgun sequence containing:
- the LOC113132191 gene encoding gap junction alpha-5 protein-like isoform X2; protein product: MADWSLLGNFLEEVQEHSTSVGKVWLTILFIFRILVLGTAAESSWGDEQEDFNCDTEQPGCENVCYDRAFPIAHIRYWVLQIVFVSTPSLIYMGHAMHTVRRLEKRRSREEDEGEGGEREEDPGGGDDGGEEKHGRKGNKDGGKEKSEGLSAGRVRLRGALLQTYVLSILIRSIMEVVFLCLQYFMYGIFLNPLPTEKNVFIVFMLAVSAVSLVLSVLELHHLAWRHCCRRFFFSTKVVAPDNGSLAQQLSLSPPPLSTPPPDFSQCVIGSSHFLSLPFPNHRLANQQNSENMATEKNKMAAEVDEVNLLQMSCYLPAWQKTGNNQIQDDGYQRTDTTCYSPASRDVSCPQIQNGGGDVLLLCQNGGLCQKDKRRFSRTSGTSSRTRADDLSI
- the LOC113132191 gene encoding gap junction alpha-5 protein-like isoform X1; this translates as MADWSLLGNFLEEVQEHSTSVGKVWLTILFIFRILVLGTAAESSWGDEQEDFNCDTEQPGCENVCYDRAFPIAHIRYWVLQIVFVSTPSLIYMGHAMHTVRRLEKRRSREEDEGEGGEREEDPGGGDDGGEEKHGRKGNKDGGKEKSEGLSAGRVRLRGALLQTYVLSILIRSIMEVVFLCLQYFMYGIFLNPLYVCKASPCPHPVNCYVSRPTEKNVFIVFMLAVSAVSLVLSVLELHHLAWRHCCRRFFFSTKVVAPDNGSLAQQLSLSPPPLSTPPPDFSQCVIGSSHFLSLPFPNHRLANQQNSENMATEKNKMAAEVDEVNLLQMSCYLPAWQKTGNNQIQDDGYQRTDTTCYSPASRDVSCPQIQNGGGDVLLLCQNGGLCQKDKRRFSRTSGTSSRTRADDLSI